The sequence AGGTGTCGGGTCATCTGTTCCAGCGGGATGCCAACGGCGATCTCTGGTTCTTCGGATCGGTCGAATCGGTTATCCGGAGCGCCGCGGGACCGATCTACATTCCGCCCATCGAGTTCGCGTTGTCGCAGGTCCGCGGTGTCGACCAGGTTGTCGTGTACGGCATCGGCGAACCGGGTCGCGAGATCGCGGTCGCTGCGGTCACCACGCGTCGTCGCGGGGACAAGCCCGAATCCCTGACCGTCTCGGCTCTGCGCATCGGTCTCGGCGGTCTGCCGGCCGAGCAACGCCCCCATCTGATCTGGGTGGTCGACGAGATCGCGGTATCCGATTCGTGTCGGCCGCTCGCCGCCCGGCTGGAGAGTATGGGCTTGCCCCGGCCCGGTGCGCGGGTCTGGTACCGCGACACCGACGGTCGTTATCGGCGGTACACCAGAAACGTTGCAGAAGAAGCCAATTGGGCGTGATCCTGCGGCGTTGCCCGACCTTCTGGGACCGGCCCGCAGCCAGCATGTGAAGAGGCTAGAGTGGCAGGTCGAACCCTTCGGGTCCGGCAGGAGACAGAGAAAGTGGGAGCAGACGTGACCTCACGTGCGGAAGCCATCGACCCGATCACGCGTGAGCGGCTGGTGTGCCCGCAAGATCATGGGCCGTTGCTCGATGCCGGTGACGAGCTCTACAACCCGCGATTGAGGGTGGCCTACCGGATCGATTCCGATGGCATCCCGGTGATGCTGGCCGACGAGGCCCGCGAAGTCGACGAAGCAGAACACACCGCGTTCACCGCGTCGGAGCCGCGCCCCGAGTAGCTCTCCCCGCAGGTGGGCGACACCATCTCGACCCTGGATGACAAGATCGAAGGGTGACCACCGAGACGTCTGACCGCCCGACCACCGACATTCTCGAAGAACTCGAGTGGCGTGGGCTGATCGCCCAGTCAACCGACCTCGATGAGCTCCGCGCGGAACTGGCCCGCGGTCCTCTCACGCTGTATGCGGGATTCGACCCCACGGCGTCGAGTCTGCACGCCGGACACCTCGTACCGCTGCTGACGTTGAGCCGATTCCAGCAGGCCGGACATCGACCGATCGTGCTCGCGGGTGGTGCGACCGGGTTGATCGGCGACCCACGTGACGTGGGCGAACGAACGATGAACACGGCGAACACCGTCGCGGAGTGGGCCGGTCGGATCGATGCGCAGCTCCGCCGTTTCGTGCGGATCGACGACTCCCCGAACGGTGCACTCACGGTCAACAACATGGACTGGACGGCCGAACTGTCGGCCATCGAGTTCCTGCGCGACGTCGGCAAGCATTTTTCGGTAAACGTCATGCTGGCCAGGGAGACAGTGCGCCGCCGGCTGGAGGCCGACGGCATCAGTTACACCGAGTTCAGCTACCTGTTGCTGCAGTCGAACGACTTCCTCGAGTTGCACCGACGCCATGGCTGCACTCTGCAGATCGGTGGTTCCGACCAGTGGGGGAACATCGTCGGCGGCGTCGACCTGGCCCGACGTGTCGACGGCACCAGTCTGCACGCGATGACCGTTCCCCTGGTCACGTCGTCGGACGGCAAGAAGTTCGGCAAGTCGACCGGTGGCGGCAGTCTCTGGCTGGATCCTGAACTGACCAGCCCTTATGCCTGGTACCAGTACTTCGTGAACACCGCGGACGCCGACGTCGTGCGGTACCTGAAGTGGTTCACCTTCCTGGGACGCGACGAGATCGCCGAACTCGAGCGTGCCACCGAGGAGACCCCGCACCTGCGGAAGGCGCAGAAGCGACTGGCCGCCGAGATGACCACGTTGATCCACGGTGCGCAGCACACCGAGGCCGCCGAACTGGCCAGTCAGGCCCTGTTCGGTCGCGCCGAGCTGGGCGGCCTCGACGAAGGCACCCTCGCCGCCGCGGTCGGGGAGACGAAGGTGGCCGATTACGCCGGCACACAGCCGACCCTCGTGGAACTGCTCGTCGACACCGCACTGTCGGAGAGCAACAAGGCTGCGCGTCGTGCCATTGCAGAGGGCGGTGCCTACGTGAACAACGAGAAGATCACCGATCCGCAGTGGCGTCCGGAGCCCTCGGATCTGCTCCACGGGGCCTGGCTGGTCATCCGTCGCGGGAAGAAGAGCTTTGCCGGCGCAAGAATATCGCTCTGACCAGGCGATTTGACGCTGTGTTCTCGCCTGTGTAACTTAATCGATGCACCGCAGAGAGCAAGACCCCCGGGGCCAGCAAGGACCGGGGAAACTGAAGTGCCCGAGCCACTGGTTCGGGCCACCTGTGCGGGGCCACTCCCAAGGACATAGAGTGCGGTTCGCTGCGCTCTGGGGAGGCTCATCGGAGCCGGATCTGGAAACGGATGCGTCTGGTGGGTGTGTGTTCTTTGAGAACTCGATAGTGTGTTGATGAATTGTCTGATGCCATTTGTTTGGCATCGTGTGTCCATGTTTGTGGATATGAGATGTATTTTTTTTGTGGCATCTGCCCTGTGGGGTGGGTGTTGCTAGTTTTTGTTTGGTCAGGTTTTTGTCTCTCTGGCTGAGATTGTGTTGAATTGCCGGTTTCCGGTTTTTCGATAGGTTTTCATGGAGAGTTTGATCCTGGCTCAGGACGAACGCTGGCGGCGTGCTTAACACATGCAAGTCGAACGGAAAGGCCCCTTCGGGGGTACTCGAGTGGCGAACGGGTGAGTAACACGTGGGTGATCTGCCCCCAACTTTGGGATAAGCCTGGGAAACTGGGTCTAATACCGGATATGACCAGTTGTTGCATGACTTCTGGTGGAAAGCTTTTGCGGTTGGGGATGGGCCCGCGGCCTATCAGCTTGTTGGTGGGGTAATGGCCTACCAAGGCGACGACGGGTAGCCGACCTGAGAGGGTGATCGGCCACACTGGGACTGAGACACGGCCCAGACTCCTACGGGAGGCAGCAGTGGGGAATATTGCACAATGGGCGGAAGCCTGATGCAGCGACGCCGCGTGAGGGATGACGGCCTTCGGGTTGTAAACCTCTTTCACCAGGGACGAAGCGTGAGTGACGGTACCTGGAGAAGAAGCACCGGCCAACTACGTGCCAGCAGCCGCGGTAATACGTAGGGTGCGAGCGTTGTCCGGAATTACTGGGCGTAAAGAGCTCGTAGGCGGTTTGTCGCGTCGTCTGTGAAATTCTGCAACTCAATTGTAGGCGTGCAGGCGATACGGGCAGACTTGAGTACTACAGGGGAGACTGGAATTCCTGGTGTAGCGGTGAAATGCGCAGATATCAGGAGGAACACCGGTGGCGAAGGCGGGTCTCTGGGTAGTAACTGACGCTGAGGAGCGAAAGCGTGGGTAGCGAACAGGATTAGATACCCTGGTAGTCCACGCCGTAAACGGTGGGTACTAGGTGTGGGTTCCTTTTCACGGGATCCGTGCCGTAGCTAACGCATTAAGTACCCCGCCTGGGGAGTACGGCCGCAAGGCTAAAACTCAAAGGAATTGACGGGGGCCCGCACAAGCGGCGGAGCATGTGGATTAATTCGATGCAACGCGAAGAACCTTACCTGGGTTTGACATACACCAGACGCGGCTAGAGATAGTCGTTCCCTTGTGGTTGGTGTACAGGTGGTGCATGGCTGTCGTCAGCTCGTGTCGTGAGATGTTGGGTTAAGTCCCGCAACGAGCGCAACCCTTGTCCTGTATTGCCAGCGGGTTATGCCGGGGACTTGCAGGAGACTGCCGGGGTCAACTCGGAGGAAGGTGGGGATGACGTCAAGTCATCATGCCCCTTATGTCCAGGGCTTCACACATGCTACAATGGCTGGTACAGAGGGCTGCGAGACCGTGAGGTGGAGCGAATCCCTTAAAGCCAGTCTCAGTTCGGATTGGGGTCTGCAACTCGACCCCATGAAGTCGGAGTCGCTAGTAATCGCAGATCAGCAACGCTGCGGTGAATACGTTCCCGGGCCTTGTACACACCGCCCGTCACGTCATGAAAGTCGGTAACACCCGAAGCCGGTGGCCTAACCCTTGTGGAGGGAGCCGTCGAAGGTGGGATCGGCGATTGGGACGAAGTCGTAACAAGGTAGCCGTACCGGAAGGTGCGGCTGGATCACCTCCTTTCTAAGGAGCACACAACATCACATGTTTCGTGGGCGTCTGTTCTGCGGCGTGTGTGTGTTCGAGGGTGAAACATCAGACAGCTTGGTGGCCGGCCGTTGTGGTTGGTTGTTGGGTGGTCGTCGGTCGTGAGGTCGGCGTGTTATCAGCACACTATCGGGGTTCTGAGGGAACACATGGTGTTGTCTCTGCTCATGTTGCGGGTTGTTCTGTTGATGGTTCCTGTGGTGGGGGCTGGAGGGGTGGCCGGGTGTGGGTGTGTGTTGTTTGAGAAGTGCATAGTGGATGCGAGCATCTTTATTTGTCATGAACACTTCGGTGTTTGTGGTTGAATGTGAGATTTTTGAGGTGATGTCTACATTCGATCCTCGCTGGCTGGTCTGCCCTTGTGGGGTGGGTTGGTGGTGTGGGGGTGGTTTGTAGGTGTTGTTGTAAGTGTTTAAGGGCGTTCGGTGGATGCCTTGGCACCAGGAGCCGATGAAGGACGTGGTAGGCCGCGATAGTCCTCGGGGAGTTGTCAAACGAGCTGTGATCCGAGGGTGTCCGAATGGGGAAACCCAGCACGAGTGATGTCGTGTTACCCACCTGTGAATGTATAGCGGGTGTGGAGGGAACGTGGGGAAGTGAAACATCTCAGTACCCATAGGAAGAGAAAACAATTGTGATTCCGTGAGTAGTGGCGAGCGAAAGCGGAGGAGGCTAAACCATGCGCATGTGATACCTGGCAGGGGTTGTGTGTGTGGGGTTGTGGGGTTCATCTTCTCAGTGCTGCCGTGCTGGGGGTGAGTGATAAAACTGCGTGTTAGGTGAAGTGGCCTGGAATGGTCTGCCGTAGACGGTGAGAGTCCGGTAGCTGAAAACATGTGGTCTTGCTTGATGGATGCCCAAGTAGCAGCGGGCTCGTGGAATCTGCTGTGAATCTGCCGGGACCACCCGGTAAGCCTGAATACTTCCTGGTGACCGATAGCGGACAAGTACCGTGAGGGAAAGGTGAAAAGTACCCCGGGAGGGGAGTGAAATAGTACCTGAAACCGGACGCTTACAATCCGTCAAAGCCTGCGCCATTTCGGTGGGTGGGTGATGGCGTGCCTTTTGAAGAATGAGCCTGCGAGTTAGTGCTCGGTGGCAAGGTTAACCCGTGTGGGGTAGCCGTAGCGAAAGCGAGTCTGAATAGGGCGTGGAGTCGCCGGGTCTAGACCCGAAGCGGAGTGATCTACCCATGGCCAGGGTGAAGCGTCGGTAAGACGTCGTGGAGGCCCGAACCCACTTAGGTTGAAAACTGAGGGGATGAGCTGTGGGTAGGGGTGAAAGGCCAATCAAACTCCGTGATAGCTGGTTCTCCCCGAAATGCATTTAGGTGCAGCGTTGCATGTTTCTTACCGGAGGTAGAGCTACTGGATGGCCGATGGGCCCTATCAGGTTACTGACGTCAGCCAAACTCCGAATGCCGGTAAGTGAGAGTGTGGCAGTGAGACTGCGGGCGATAAGGTTCGTAGTCGAGAGGGAAACAGCCCAGATCGCCGGCTAAGGCCCCTAAGCGTGTACTAAGTGGAAAAGGATGTGGGATCGCAGAGACAACCAGGAGGTTGGCTTAGAAGCAGCCACCCTTGAAAGAGTGCGTAATAGCTCACTGGTCAAGTGATCCTGCGCCGACAATGTAGCGGGGCTCAAGTACACCGCCGAAGCCGCGGCACTCCACCATGACATCCGCAATCTTCTACGGAGGGTTGTGTAGTGGGTGGGGTGGGTAGGGGAGCGTCCTGCATCCCTGGAAGCACCGGCGTGAGCTAGGTGTGGAGGGTGTGGGAGTGAGAATGCAGGCATGAGTAGCGAAAGCAGAGTGAGAAACTCTGCCGCCGGATGACCAAGGGTTCCTGGGCCAGGCTAATCCGCCCAGGGTGAGTCGGGACCTAAGGCGAGGCCGACAGGCGTAGTCGATGGACAACGGGTTGATATTCCCGTACCCGTGTATCCGCGTCCATGCTGAATCAGCTGTACTAACCATCCAAATGGTGATCGATTTCCTTCGGGAAACGTGAGCCGGCTGCATGGGACCTTGGCTGGTAGTAGGCAAGCGATGGGGTGACGCAGGAAGGTAGTGGGGCCAGTCAGTGGTAATACTGGTGTAAGCCTGTAGGACGTTGTGTAGGTAAATCCGCACAGCATGTGTCTGAGAGGTGATGCGTAGCCGTTGAGGCGAATTCCATGATCCTATGCTGCCGAGAAAAGCCTCTAGCGAGTTGGTACACGGCCCGTACCCCAAACCAACACAGGTGGTCAGGTAGAGAATACTAAGGCGATCGAGAGAACTGTGGTTAAGGAACTCGGCAAAATGCCCCCGTAACTTCGGGAGAAGGGGGACCATGTCTGGTGATCAGATTTACTCTGTGAGCTGGGTGTGGTCGCAGAGACCAGAGAGAAGCGACTGTTTACTAAAAACACAGGTCCGTGCGAAGTCGTAAGACGATGTATACGGACTGACGCCTGCCCGGTGCTGGAAGGTTAAGAGGACCGGTTAGTGCCCTTCGGGGTGCGAAGCTGAGAATTTAAGCCCCAGTAAACGGCGGTGGTAACTATAACCATCCTAAGGTAGCGAAATTCCTTGTCGGGTAAGTTCCGACCTGCACGAATGGCGTAACGACTTCTCTGCTGTCTCAACCACAGACTCGGCGAAATTGCAGTACGAGTAAAGATGCTCGTTACGCGCGGCAGGACGAAAAGACCCCGGGACCTTCACTATAGCTTGGTATTGGTGTTCGGTTCGGTTTGTGTAGGATAGGTGGGAGACTGTGAAACCCGCACGCTAGTGTGGGTGGAGTCGTTGTTGAAATACCACTCTGATCGTATTGGACTTCTAACCTCGGACCCTGATCGGGTTCAGGGACAGTGCCTGGTGGGTAGTTTAACTGGGGCGGTTGCCTCCCAAAATGTAACGGAGGCGCCCAAAGGTTCCCTCAGCCTGGTTGGCAATCAGGTGTTGAGTGTAAGTGCACAAGGGAGCTTGACTGTGAGACGTACATGTCGAGCAGGGACGAAAGTCGGGACTAGTGATCCGGCACCGGCAAGTGGAAGCGGTGTCGCTCAACGGATAAAAGGTACCCCGGGGATAACAGGCTGATCTTCCCCAAGAGTCCATATCGACGGGATGGTTTGGCACCTCGATGTCGGCTCGTCGCATCCTGGGGCTGGAGTAGGTCCCAAGGGTTGGGCTGTTCGCCCATTAAAGCGGCACGCGAGCTGGGTTTAGAACGTCGTGAGACAGTTCGGTCTCTATCCGCCGCGCGCGTCAGAAACTTGAGGAAACCTGTCCCTAGTACGAGAGGACCGGGACGGACGAACCTCTGGTGTGCCAGTTGTCCTACCAAGGGCACCGCTGGTTAGCTACGTTCGGAAGGGATAACCGCTGAAAGCATCTAAGCGGGAAGCCTGTTCCAAGATGAGGTTTCTCACCCCCTTAGAGGGGTAAGGCCCCCCACAGACCATGGGGTTGATAGGCCAGAACTGGAAGTACAGCAATGTATGCAGGTGACTGGTACTAATCGGCCGAGGACTTACTAACAACACTCATTCATCTTGAATTGAGTTCGCATCCACTATGACACTTCTGAAACAACACACAACAAAATGTGGTTAAACAAACCCGAGCAGTGTTGTGTGTGGGTTTCATAAAGTTACGGCGGCCATAGCGGAGGGGAAACGCCCGGTCCCATTCCGAACCCGGAAGCTAAGCCCTCCAGCGCCAATGGTACTGCACCCTAATCAGTGTGGGAGAGTAGGACACCGCCGAACACAACTCGAGTAACGGCCCCGTATTCATTCGAAAGAATTGAATACGGGGCCGTTGCCATGTCTACCGTAAGACGTCGTTATCCTGTTTCTGGATCGGCGCGTGAGGACCATTCGATTCCGAACTTCTGGCTTCGAGGCATAGATTGGCTGCTATGAGTGATCGTGACCGCCCCCGCCGACGCGATGCGGGACCAGGGCGCCCCCATCGGCCCACGAGGGGTACCGGTTCGGCCGGCCGGCCCGACGAACCGGCGCTACCGGTCGACGTGGCAGCGTCTGACCTCGACACCGAGGTACGTCGGGATCTGCTGACCCTCGACAAGGCGAACGCCGAGAATGTGGCTCGTCATCTGGTGATGGTGAC is a genomic window of Gordonia sp. SID5947 containing:
- the tyrS gene encoding tyrosine--tRNA ligase, with amino-acid sequence MTTETSDRPTTDILEELEWRGLIAQSTDLDELRAELARGPLTLYAGFDPTASSLHAGHLVPLLTLSRFQQAGHRPIVLAGGATGLIGDPRDVGERTMNTANTVAEWAGRIDAQLRRFVRIDDSPNGALTVNNMDWTAELSAIEFLRDVGKHFSVNVMLARETVRRRLEADGISYTEFSYLLLQSNDFLELHRRHGCTLQIGGSDQWGNIVGGVDLARRVDGTSLHAMTVPLVTSSDGKKFGKSTGGGSLWLDPELTSPYAWYQYFVNTADADVVRYLKWFTFLGRDEIAELERATEETPHLRKAQKRLAAEMTTLIHGAQHTEAAELASQALFGRAELGGLDEGTLAAAVGETKVADYAGTQPTLVELLVDTALSESNKAARRAIAEGGAYVNNEKITDPQWRPEPSDLLHGAWLVIRRGKKSFAGARISL
- a CDS encoding Trm112 family protein; translated protein: MTSRAEAIDPITRERLVCPQDHGPLLDAGDELYNPRLRVAYRIDSDGIPVMLADEAREVDEAEHTAFTASEPRPE